One Clostridia bacterium DNA window includes the following coding sequences:
- a CDS encoding sigma-54 dependent transcriptional regulator has translation MSLNEILGRPNFRSPSFFVSTDKHDESRLMDNILLVEDKAELREMLVTALARMGYEAVPAAGVPPALAALATTRLSAVLTDLKLPGGSGMDVLRASIAADASVPVVIMTAYGSIAEAVDAMREGAYDFIQKPIDLEYLKHLLARAMERQELVREVVVLREEYARKFGFPRIVGDHPSMQVTAREMQRIATTDSTVLLLGESGTGKELFARAIHQLSARASKPMVTINCAAIPETLVENELFGHEKGAFTGALQRKPGKFEVAHHGTLFLDEIGELPLSAQGKLLRAIEEKKIDRLGGAGEITVDVRVVAATNRDLESAVEAGEFRRDLYYRLAVFPIRIPALRERGEDVVLLAEHFLERFRKELRKPRMKFAPDALSALCTHNWPGNVRELQNVIERAAILNEGDLHAADLALSMNVRAGCARTEVTAFATPSAEGSLAEVSSQAVRQVERAKIEATLRECKWNKAATAQRLGVSYKTLLTKIHAYDLD, from the coding sequence GTGTCGCTGAACGAAATTCTCGGGCGACCGAACTTTCGGTCGCCTTCGTTCTTTGTATCGACGGACAAGCACGATGAATCGAGGCTGATGGATAACATTCTGCTGGTGGAGGACAAGGCGGAGTTGCGCGAGATGCTGGTGACGGCATTGGCGCGCATGGGGTACGAAGCAGTGCCCGCGGCGGGTGTCCCACCGGCGCTTGCGGCACTCGCGACGACCCGGCTGTCTGCGGTGTTAACGGATTTGAAGCTACCCGGCGGCAGCGGCATGGACGTGCTCCGTGCGTCCATCGCTGCAGACGCAAGCGTGCCAGTCGTGATTATGACGGCCTACGGCTCCATCGCTGAGGCCGTAGATGCCATGCGCGAAGGCGCTTACGACTTCATTCAAAAGCCGATCGATCTTGAATATCTGAAGCATCTGCTGGCACGTGCCATGGAGCGTCAGGAACTCGTGCGCGAAGTCGTGGTATTGCGCGAGGAGTATGCGCGCAAATTCGGCTTCCCCCGCATTGTGGGCGATCACCCCTCCATGCAGGTAACCGCGCGCGAGATGCAGCGCATAGCCACTACCGATAGCACGGTTCTGCTGCTCGGCGAGAGCGGCACAGGGAAGGAGCTCTTCGCTCGTGCGATCCACCAGTTGAGCGCGCGGGCAAGCAAGCCGATGGTGACCATCAACTGTGCGGCAATTCCGGAAACGCTCGTCGAAAACGAACTCTTCGGCCACGAGAAAGGCGCGTTTACCGGCGCGTTGCAGCGCAAGCCGGGGAAATTCGAGGTCGCCCACCATGGCACGCTCTTCCTTGACGAGATCGGCGAACTGCCCTTGAGCGCTCAAGGCAAGCTGCTGCGCGCCATTGAAGAGAAAAAAATCGATCGCCTGGGCGGCGCGGGCGAGATCACTGTGGACGTGCGCGTCGTCGCAGCGACAAATCGCGACCTGGAATCTGCGGTGGAAGCGGGAGAGTTTCGGCGCGACCTCTACTACCGCCTTGCTGTTTTCCCCATTCGCATACCGGCACTGCGCGAGCGCGGCGAGGATGTCGTGCTGCTGGCCGAGCATTTCCTGGAGCGATTCCGAAAAGAACTCAGGAAGCCGCGCATGAAGTTTGCGCCGGATGCGTTGAGCGCTTTGTGTACCCATAACTGGCCGGGAAACGTTCGCGAATTACAAAACGTAATCGAACGCGCCGCTATTCTGAACGAGGGCGATTTGCACGCTGCCGACCTCGCGCTTTCCATGAACGTACGTGCGGGGTGTGCGCGCACCGAAGTGACGGCATTCGCGACGCCCAGCGCGGAGGGTTCTCTCGCCGAGGTGTCATCACAGGCAGTGCGTCAGGTCGAACGTGCAAAAATCGAAGCAACACTGCGCGAGTGCAAATGGAATAAGGCGGCGACGGCTCAAAGGCTAGGAGTGAGCTACAAGACGCTGCTCACAAAGATTCACGCCTATGATCTGGACTGA
- a CDS encoding BON domain-containing protein, whose protein sequence is MKAKGITSLSAFGRSEARIFVLLALVLIFGLATACNRNPLGSSKNDSQIASEVQTKVMSDPNITSRQISVQAANGVVTLGGYVNSDQERGAAATAASQVEGVKTVVNNLQVSTAGNTQLAPADQQEQSAAAPVQEPAREPARRSAQRATSTRGSSASQTHVPDYSNSSSSSASTATTPAPATPVIPAAPVIQKVTVPDGTTLAIRLIDAVDSEKSQPGDTFRATLNSPIVVDDNIVIPADADVEGRVVDAKSAGRFKGQSALAIELTKISINGRGYQIRTNQWAKQGTSRGKNTAAKVGGGAALGAIIGGLAGGGKGAAIGATVGAGAGTGVQAATHGQQIKLGPEALLTFRLESPVTVIPASQANRRRLE, encoded by the coding sequence ATGAAGGCGAAAGGTATCACTTCGTTATCCGCGTTTGGGCGCAGCGAAGCACGGATATTCGTACTGCTGGCGCTCGTACTTATCTTCGGACTCGCGACCGCTTGCAACCGCAATCCGCTTGGCTCATCGAAGAACGACTCGCAGATCGCAAGCGAAGTTCAAACTAAGGTCATGTCGGACCCCAACATCACAAGCCGTCAGATCAGTGTTCAGGCGGCGAATGGCGTGGTCACGCTCGGCGGATATGTTAACTCCGACCAGGAGCGCGGAGCCGCAGCAACGGCCGCCTCGCAGGTTGAAGGCGTAAAGACGGTCGTCAACAATCTCCAGGTTTCCACGGCGGGCAACACGCAGCTCGCCCCGGCAGATCAACAGGAACAGTCAGCCGCGGCCCCCGTACAGGAACCGGCGCGTGAGCCCGCGCGCCGCTCGGCACAGCGCGCAACCAGCACGCGCGGCTCTTCGGCCAGCCAGACACATGTCCCAGATTACAGTAACAGCAGTAGCAGCTCGGCTTCGACCGCAACAACACCCGCTCCGGCCACACCCGTGATTCCGGCTGCACCCGTGATACAGAAAGTAACCGTACCCGACGGCACGACGCTTGCTATTCGCCTCATCGACGCCGTGGATTCCGAGAAGAGCCAGCCGGGCGATACCTTCCGCGCTACGCTCAACTCACCCATCGTTGTCGATGACAATATTGTCATCCCTGCCGATGCAGACGTGGAAGGTCGCGTTGTCGATGCCAAAAGCGCAGGCCGATTTAAAGGCCAATCGGCACTCGCAATCGAGTTGACAAAGATCAGCATCAACGGGCGCGGCTACCAGATTCGGACGAATCAATGGGCAAAGCAGGGCACGTCGCGCGGCAAGAATACGGCGGCTAAAGTTGGCGGAGGCGCCGCGCTCGGTGCAATCATCGGCGGACTTGCCGGCGGCGGTAAGGGCGCTGCGATTGGCGCCACGGTAGGCGCGGGCGCAGGAACAGGCGTGCAGGCCGCAACCCACGGCCAGCAGATCAAGCTGGGACCGGAAGCGCTGCTTACCTTCCGGCTGGAGAGCCCGGTGACGGTGATTCCGGCATCACAAGCCAATCGGCGCAGATTGGAATAA
- a CDS encoding DUF393 domain-containing protein, whose protein sequence is MAIYPKLRVYTDGNCEFCWWARGLIEPYDTGRRIDFRDFNRPEIAAETPFTRRELAREMHVLTPDGRWYAGFWGWMVILRVLPRRRWLARILSLPPFRWFGPTLYRFLASNRYRLPRFLLRRLGAPGLCADACDAGHAGFDNSFKQVPVGLRKE, encoded by the coding sequence ATGGCTATTTATCCGAAACTCCGCGTGTACACGGACGGAAACTGCGAGTTCTGCTGGTGGGCTCGCGGTTTGATTGAGCCTTACGACACAGGGCGTCGCATCGATTTCCGCGACTTCAATCGTCCCGAGATCGCAGCGGAGACGCCGTTCACACGACGCGAACTCGCGCGCGAGATGCACGTGCTCACGCCGGACGGACGCTGGTATGCAGGGTTCTGGGGATGGATGGTAATCCTGCGAGTGCTGCCGCGCCGCCGCTGGCTCGCGCGCATCCTCTCGTTGCCGCCATTCCGCTGGTTTGGGCCGACGCTCTATCGTTTTCTTGCCTCGAACCGCTATCGCTTACCGCGCTTCCTGCTTCGACGCCTGGGCGCACCGGGTCTTTGCGCGGACGCTTGCGACGCCGGCCACGCCGGTTTCGATAACTCCTTCAAGCAAGTTCCTGTCGGGCTGCGAAAGGAGTAA